From the genome of Pseudomonas mohnii:
CCTGGTCGAACGCGGAATAGGGTTACGCCGCCAATTCCCCTGTGGGAGCGAGCTTGCTCGCGATGGTCGTCAACGATGACACGTGCTTTCAGGCTAAACGCGGCGGTCTTGGGTCCATCGCGAGCAGGCTCGCTCCTACAGTGGTCCTGGTCGAACGCGGAATAGGGTTACGCCGCCAATTCCCCTGTGGGAGCGAGCTTGCTCGCGATGGTCGTCAACGATGACGCGTGCTTTCAGGCTAAACGCGGCGGTCTTGGGTCCATCGCGAGCAGGCTCGCTCCTACAGTGGGCCTGGTCGAACGCGGAATAGGGTTACGCCGCCAATTCCCCTGTGTGGAGCTTGCTCGCGATGGTCGTCAACGATGACGCGTGCTTTCAGGCTAAACGCGGCGGTCTTGGGTCCATCGCGAGCAGGCTCGCTCCTACAGTGGTCCTGGTCGAACGCGGAATAGGGTTACGCCGCCAATGCCCCTGTGGGAGCGAGCTTGCTCGCGATGGTCGTCAACGATGACGCGTGCTTTCAGGCTAAACGCGGCGGTCTTGGGCCCATCGCGAGCAGGCTCGCTCCTACAGGTGGTTTTTCAGTATTGGGCTAAGCCTCCCAGCCCGCCCCGGTCACCGCCGCCTGCACCAGCGGGTGTAAATCCTCCCCGTGATGCTCGGTCTGCCAGGCCAGCAGTGCCTTGCGCATGCTCGGCGCCCAGAACATTTGCAGGTGATTGCGCACACTGAGCACGGCCTGTTCCTGGTCCGGTTGGCTGGCGAAGTACTGGGCGATCTGGTTGGCCATCTTGATCAGGTTGTCGTTGCTCATCGGCGTGCCTCCGCCTTATCGCCACGGGCCTGGCGCCGATCCTTGAGCAAACGGTCCTGTTCGTCGCTGAAGGCCTGATAGCGCTTTTGCCACTCGGAAGGGTGATAGACGCGGCTGACCTCTACCGCCGTGACCTTGTACTCCGGACAGTTGGTGGCCCAGTCGGAGTTGTCGGTGGTGATCACGTTGGCCCCCGATTCCGGGAAGTGGAAGGTGGTGTACACCACGCCCGGCGCAACCCGTTCGGTAATCCGCGCACGCAATACCGTCTGCCCGGCACGGCTGCCGATGCCGACCCAATCACCTTCGTTGATGCCCCGGCTCTCGGCGTCGGTCGGGTGGATTTCCAGGCGGTCTTCTTCGTGCCAGGCAACGTTTTCGGTACGCCGGGTTTGAGCGCCGACGTTGTACTGGCTGAGGATGCGCCCGGTGGTCAGCAGCAGCGG
Proteins encoded in this window:
- a CDS encoding formate dehydrogenase subunit delta — protein: MSNDNLIKMANQIAQYFASQPDQEQAVLSVRNHLQMFWAPSMRKALLAWQTEHHGEDLHPLVQAAVTGAGWEA